A stretch of the Sulfuritortus calidifontis genome encodes the following:
- the thiC gene encoding phosphomethylpyrimidine synthase ThiC: MNANPQFLAATAHVDEAAIQPLPNSRKVYVEGSRPDIRVPMREISQADTPTAFGGEKNPPIYVYDCSGPYTDPNVRIDIRQGLPALRQKWIEERNDTELLAGLSSEYGRARENDPKLAELRFNLKRQSRRAKPGMNVTQMHYARRGLITPEMEFVAIRENLRRQEYLESLRASGPQGERLAKLLTRQHPGERFGAAIPEEITPEFVRSEIARGRAILPANINHPETEPMIIGRNFLVKINANIGNSALGSSIAEEVDKMTWAIRWGGDTVMDLSTGKNIHETREWIIRNSPVPIGTVPIYQALEKVDGRAEELTWEIFRDTLIEQAEQGVDYFTIHAGVLLRYVPMTANRLTGIVSRGGSIMAKWCLAHHKESFLYTHFEEICELMKAYDVAFSLGDGLRPGSIYDANDEAQLAELKTLGELTQIAWKHDVQVMIEGPGHVPMQLIRENMEKELEWCSEAPFYTLGPLTTDIAPGYDHITSAIGAAQIGWYGTAMLCYVTPKEHLGLPNKQDVKEGIITYKLAAHAADLAKGHPGAQIRDNALSKARFEFRWEDQFNLGLDPDKAREFHDETLPKESAKVAHFCSMCGPHFCSMKITQDVRDFAAKQGLSEQEALKKGMEAKSIEFVEQGAEVYHKV, from the coding sequence ATGAACGCCAACCCCCAATTCCTGGCCGCCACCGCCCACGTCGACGAGGCCGCCATCCAGCCGCTGCCCAATTCGCGCAAAGTCTATGTCGAAGGCAGCCGGCCCGACATCCGCGTGCCCATGCGCGAGATTTCCCAGGCCGACACGCCGACCGCCTTCGGCGGCGAGAAGAATCCGCCGATCTACGTTTACGACTGCTCCGGCCCCTATACCGACCCGAACGTCCGCATCGACATTCGCCAGGGCCTGCCGGCGCTGCGCCAGAAGTGGATCGAAGAACGCAACGACACCGAGCTGCTCGCCGGCCTGTCCAGCGAATACGGCCGCGCCCGCGAGAACGACCCCAAGCTGGCCGAACTGCGTTTCAACCTCAAGCGCCAGTCGCGCAGAGCCAAGCCGGGCATGAACGTGACGCAGATGCACTACGCCCGGCGCGGCCTCATCACGCCGGAGATGGAATTCGTCGCCATCCGCGAGAACCTGCGCCGCCAGGAATACCTGGAAAGCCTGCGCGCCAGCGGTCCGCAAGGAGAACGGCTGGCCAAGCTGCTCACCCGCCAGCACCCCGGCGAGCGCTTCGGCGCGGCCATTCCCGAGGAGATCACGCCCGAGTTCGTGCGCAGCGAGATCGCGCGCGGGCGGGCCATCCTCCCGGCCAACATCAACCACCCGGAAACCGAGCCGATGATCATCGGCCGCAACTTCCTGGTGAAGATCAACGCCAACATCGGCAACTCGGCCCTGGGCTCCAGCATCGCCGAGGAAGTGGACAAAATGACCTGGGCCATCCGCTGGGGCGGCGACACGGTAATGGATCTCTCCACCGGCAAGAACATCCACGAGACGCGCGAATGGATCATCCGCAATTCGCCCGTGCCCATCGGCACCGTGCCCATCTACCAGGCGCTGGAGAAGGTGGACGGCCGCGCCGAGGAACTGACCTGGGAGATCTTCCGCGACACCCTGATCGAGCAGGCCGAGCAGGGGGTGGATTACTTCACCATCCACGCCGGGGTGCTGCTGCGCTACGTGCCGATGACCGCCAACCGCCTGACCGGCATCGTCTCTAGAGGCGGCTCGATCATGGCCAAGTGGTGCCTGGCGCATCACAAGGAGAGCTTCCTCTACACCCATTTCGAGGAGATCTGCGAGCTCATGAAGGCCTACGACGTGGCCTTCAGCCTGGGCGACGGCCTGCGGCCCGGCTCCATCTACGACGCCAACGACGAGGCCCAGCTCGCCGAGCTCAAGACCCTGGGCGAGTTGACGCAGATCGCCTGGAAACACGACGTGCAGGTGATGATCGAAGGCCCGGGCCACGTGCCCATGCAGCTGATCAGGGAAAACATGGAGAAGGAACTGGAATGGTGCAGTGAGGCGCCGTTCTACACCCTGGGGCCGCTCACCACCGACATCGCCCCCGGCTACGACCACATCACCAGCGCCATCGGCGCGGCGCAGATCGGCTGGTACGGCACCGCCATGCTCTGCTATGTCACGCCCAAGGAGCATCTGGGCCTGCCCAACAAGCAGGACGTGAAAGAAGGCATCATCACCTACAAGCTCGCCGCCCACGCGGCGGATCTGGCCAAGGGCCACCCGGGCGCGCAGATCCGCGACAACGCCCTGTCCAAGGCACGCTTCGAGTTCCGCTGGGAAGACCAGTTCAACCTCGGCCTCGACCCGGACAAGGCGCGCGAATTCCACGACGAGACCCTGCCCAAGGAGTCGGCCAAGGTCGCCCACTTCTGCTCCATGTGCGGGCCGCACTTCTGCTCCATGAAGATCACCCAGGACGTGCGCGACTTCGCCGCCAAGCAGGGCCTCT